Genomic window (Saccharothrix australiensis):
GTTCGCCGGGTTCCTGGTGGAGCCGATCCAGGGCGAGGGCGGCATCCACGAGCTGACCGCCGAGTTCGCCGCGCGGCTGCGCCAGGTGTGCGACGAGGCCGCGTGCCCGGTGGTCGTGGACGAGATCCAGACCGGCATGGGCCGCACCGGCGCGTTCTTCGCGAGCAAGCACATCGGCCTGCTCGGCGACTACTACCTGCTGGGCAAGTCGCTGGGCGGCGGCGTCGGCAAGGCGTCGGCGCTGCTGGTGCGGCAGTCGCTGTACCGCGCGGAGTTCGAGCTGGTGCACAGCTCGACGTTCGCCAAGGACGGCTTCAGCACGGCGATCACGCTCAAGGCGCTGGAGCTGCTGGAGGCCGACGGCGGGGCGGTCTACGCGAGGGCCGCCGAGCGCGGCGCGGCGATCACGGGCGCGCTGCGCGAGCTGGCCGCCGAGTACCCGGACGTCATCGTCGACATCCGGGGCCGCGGCCTGATGATCGGCGTCGAGTTCGCCGACCAGTCCCGGTCGGCGTCGGCGATCATCCGCGAGAAGAACGCGAGCGGCCTGCTGAGCTTCGTGCTCGGCGGCTACCTCCAGCTGGCCCACGCCATCCGCACCGGCCCCACCGCCAGCGCGCCGAACATGCTGCGCATCGAACCGTCGGTGTACCTCGACGACGCGGAGATCGACCAGCTCCGCACCGGTTTCCGGGCCCTGTGCGAGATCCTGCGCAACCAGGACGGCGGCGCGCTGGTGCACCCGCTGACCTGGCCGGGCACGGCCAAGGCGCCCGCGATCACCGACCACCGCGGCGACGCGCCCGCGCCGACCGCGCCCGCCGGCCGGGCGCAGCGCAAGGTGGGCTACGTCAGCTACCTGCCCACCGTCGAGGCGCTGCGCGAGCTGGACCCGACGCTGGCCAAGCTGGACGACGACCGGCTGCGCGGCTACGTCAAGCGCGTCGAGCTGCTCAAGGACCTGCTGCCCCTGGAGCCCGTGCGGGTCGAGTCGCCCGGCGGCGAGTCGGTCGACCTGGTGGCGTACCCGTTGATGCTGACGGGGGAGCAGCTGGCGGGGTACCGGCGGGCGGGGCTCGACGCGGTCGTCGTCGGCGACGTGGAGCGCCGGGTGCGCGCGGCCAAGGCCGACGGTTGCGAGTTCGTCGGCCTGGCGCGGGGCCTCGGCGCGGCCACCGCGCACGGCGGGGCGCTGCGGGTACCGGGCGTCACCGTGAGCACCGGCCACGCGCTGGCCGCGTACTCGGCGCTGGTGGCGCTGGAATCGGCTGCGGTGCAACAGTTCGGCGGCACCGAGGAGCTGGCGATGGCGATCGTCGGCGGTGGCGGACGGGTCGGCGCGGCGGCGGCGGAGCTGGCCGCGCCGCATGTCCGGAAGATCACACTGGTCGGGTCCGGCGGTCCGGGCGCGGACGCGCGGCTGCGCGAGGCGGCGCGGCGGGTCTACCAGATCGCCTGGGAAATCATCGCGGGCGGCGGCGAACGCGCCGGAATCGTGGCCGCGCTGGCGGCGGAACCGCTGATCGTCAGGTGGCTCGACGAGGGCCGGGCGGCGCACGCGCCGAGCGGTGAGGCGATCGCGGAGTGGCTGACGCGGACCTACGACGTCAACCCGTTCGTCGACACCACGATCGACCTTTCGGCGGTACAGGACGCGCAGCTCGTACTGTCCGTGACCCCGACGGGGTCGCAAGTCCTCAGTGGACAGTCCATCCGGGGTAACGCGATCGTCTGCGACCTGGCGAATCCGTATACAGGCGACGGAAGTGCACGCTACGTGCGGGGTGGAGCACTGCGCGCACCCGGTGCTGCTAGCCTGCCTCCCGGCGCACGAAGCACTTCCGGAGACGGAGAGATGTCCGCCTGCGCGGCGGAAGTGGTCGTCCGGGGATTCGCGGGTCCGGGCGCCGACCTCGCGGCCGGCAGGCTCACCGGAAGCCAGGACCGCGCGATCGCGGAACTGGCCAAGGAGCACGGCTTCCGGCCGATCACCACCTGATCCTGTCCACACCGCCTCACCGGCCTGACACGGGGGCAGCACCATGTCGCAGCCACACACCGACGTCGACTCGCCTATCGACGATCCGCACCACGCCAAGCGGTGGTGGATTCTCGGGGTGATCGGCGTCGCCCAGCTGATGATCTTCCTCGACACCACCATCGTCAACATCGCCCTGCCCTCGGCCCAGACCGACCTCGGCTTCAGCGACGAGAGCAGGCAGTGGGTGGTCACGGCCTACGCGCTGGCGTTCGGCAGCCTGCTCCTGCTGGGGGGCCGCCTGGTCGACATGATCGGGGCCAAGCGGGCGTTGATGATCGGGATCGTCGGGTTCGGCGTCACCTCGGTCGTCGGCGGCGCCGCGGTGGACTTCGGGATGCTCGTGGCCGCCCGCGCCGGTCAGGGCGTGTTCGCCGCCCTGACCGCGCCGGCCGCGCTGTCGTTCCTGCTCACCGTGTTCTCCGACCCCAAGGAGCGGGTCAAGGCGTTCGGCATCTACGGCGCGCTGGGCTCCGGCGGCCTGGCGCTGGGCCTGATCCTGGGCGGCGCGCTCACCGGCTGGCTGGACTGGCGCTGGTGCATGTACGTCAACGTGGTCTTCGCGCTCGCGGTGTTCGTCGGCGCGGCGCTGACCATGCGCAACCAGCAGGCCGCCGACCGGCCGGACAAGCTCGACATCCCCGGCACGATCACCGCGTCGGTCGGCCTGTTCTGCCTGGCGTTCGGCCTGTCCAACGCCGCGTCCGGCTCGTGGGGCGGCCCCGACGTGTGGGGCTTCCTGGTCGCCGGCGTGGTGCTGATCGGCGTGTTCGTGGCGGTGGAGATGCGCACCGCGAACCCGCTGATGCCGGTGCGCATCCTGCTCGACCGCAACCGCGGCAGCTCGTACCTGGCGATGTTCCTGCTGGGCATCGGGCTGTTCGTCACGCTGCTGTTCCTCACCTACTTCCTCCAGCAGAACCTGGGTTTCAGCCCGATCGAGAGCGGCGCGGCGTTCCTGCCGATGGTCGGCGCGATCGTCGTCGGCGCGACCGTCGCGCCGCCGCTGCTGACGCCCCGGTTCGGCCCGAACGTGCTGATCCCGCTCGGCCTGCTGGCCGCGGCGGCGGGCTCGATCTGGCTGGCCCGGCTCGACACCACCAGCAGCTACGCCGGCGGCGTGCTCGGCCCGGCGATCGTGGCCGGCTTCGGGTTCGGCCTGGTGGTCTCGCTGGGCAGCGCGGTCGCCACCGTCGGCGTGCAGCCGCAGGACGCGGGCGCGGCCTCGGCCCTGGTCAACACCGTGCAGCAGGTGGGCGGCTCGATCGGCACCGCGCTGCTGAGCACGCTCGCGGTCTCGGCCGCGACGGCGTTCGTCGCGGGTCGCGAGCCCACGCCGGAACTCGCGGCGGAGGCGGCGGTGCGCAGCTACACGACGGCGTTCTTCTGGAGCGCCGTCGTGTTCATCGCGGGCGCGCTCATCTGCGGCGTGCTCTACGAGCGCCGCAAGGTGGCGCAGCCCGCGCCGGAAGCGGGCCCGGCCGCCGGGATCTGACGCCGACCCCACCTCCTCCTCCGGTGCCCGGCCACCGCTTGGTTCTCCGAACCGAGCAGGTGGCCGGGCACTGGTCTGGCAGCGCAAGACCGCCCGGCGGTCGGCTTGGTTTGCTGTGCGCGCGACAGGCTCCCGCGAGCCTCCGCACGACCGGAGGAGGATTTGTGACAGCTGCATCTACCGCGGTGAGGTCGCCCGAGCCGGCCGGTGACCGGCCGAGCCTGCCGGAGCTGGTGGAGCGGGCTCGGGCGCTGCAACCGATCCTGCGCGACAACGCCGCGCGGACCGAGGCCGACCGCGGGGTGGCGCCCGAGGTCGCCAAGGCGCTGCGCGACTCGGGCATGTTCCGGCTCACCACGCCCGCCAGGTACGGCGGCTACGAGCTGTCCATCCGCGAGGTGATGACCGTCCTGCGCGAGGTGGGCAGGGGCTGCGCCTCCACCGGCTGGACGCTCTCCATCGACACCGCGTCCACGCTGTTCGCCTACGGGCTGCCGGAAACCGCGCTCGCCGACGTCTTCGCCGACACGCCCGACGCCTTCGTGCTCTCGACGTCGAACCTCAACGACTCCAGGGCCAGGCGCGTCGACGGCGGGTACGTCGTCTCCGGGCGCTTCCCGTGGAGCTCGGGCTGCGAGATCACCGACTGGGCCTACATCGGCGTCGTGCCGCTGCACGTGGACGGCGCGCCGACGACCGACCTGGTCACGTCGGTCATCCCGATGAGCGACCTGACCATCGAGCGCACGTGGGACTGCGCGGGCCTCGCCGGGTCCGGCACGCACACCGTCATCGCGGACGAGGTGTTCGTCCCCGAGCGGCGGACGCTGCTGGTGAACTTCACCCCGGAGGCGCTGCCGGACGAGGACGAGCGCAACACCGCCATCATCGCGGGCAGCGCCCAGTCGCTGGCCGGCATGGTCGGCTCCGCCGAGGGCGCGCTGGAGGTCGTCAGCGGCCTCCTGGCGAAGAAGCCGAAGATCACGTTCACCACGCTGGACTCGATGGTGGACTCGTCGGCCATCCGCATCTGGTTCGCCGAGGCCACCCACCTGATCGAGACCGCCGTGCTGCACATGGAGCACGCCGCGTCCGCCCTCGACGGCGTGGCGCCCGCCGACCCGGTGCCGTGGGTGGAGCGCGCCCGGATCCGGATGCACCTCACCTCCGCGCAGCAGAAGGCCCGCGAGGGCATCGAGAAGCTGCTGGACGTCGTCGGCGGTCGCGCGTTCGCCCGGTCCAACCCGCTCCAGCGCTACTGGCGCGACCTCGCCGTCATCGGCAGGCACAACAGTTTGAACGCGCCGGTGGTGGTGGAGGACTACAGCCGGGCGCTGCTGGCGGTCCGACCCACCATCACGGTCATCCACTGACCGGACTCCGCAGACCCGGCCCCTTGCGGCCCAGCACGGCTCTGACGTCCCCGCGACCGGGGCGTCAGGGCCGTACTTCGTGATGGAACCAGACGTCGAAGTGAGCGGGGAGCACGATGACGCCAGCCCGGAACCGCACGCCCGTCGCCGTGGTGGGCCTGTCCTGCCGACTGCCCGGCGCACCCGACCCGGCCGCGTTCTGGCGGTTGCTGCGCGACGGCGTGGACGCGGTCGCGGACGCGCCCGAGGACCGCTGGCCGGGCGACGTGCTGCCGCACCGGCGCGGCGGCTTCCTCGCCGACGTCGACCGGTTCGACGCGGCGTTCTTCGGCATCGGCCCGCGCGAGGCCGCCGCGATGGACCCGCAGCAGCGGTTGGTGCTGGAACTGGGCTGGGAGGCGCTGGAGGACGCCCGCATCGTGCCCGGCACGCTCGCCGGCGCGGACGTGGGCGTGTTCGTCGGCGTCATGTGGGACGACTACGCGGCGCTCCAGGACCGCCTGGGCGCGGACGGCGTGGCGCGGCACACCGTCACCGGCACCCGGCGCGCCGTCATCGCCAACCGCGTGTCGCACTTCCTGGGGCTGCGCGGGCCGAGCCTGACCGTGGACACGGCGCAGTCGTCGTCGCTCGTCGCGGTCCACCTGGCGTGCGAGAGCCTGCGGCGCGGCGAGTCCGCCCTCGCCATCGCGGGCGGCGTGAACCTCAACCTGCTGGCCGAGACCACGCTCGGCGCGGTCCGGTTCGGCGGCCTGTCGCCGGACGGCCGCTGCCACGCCTTCGACGCGCGCGCCAACGGGTACGTGCGCGGCGAGGGCGGCGGCGTGGTCGTCCTCAAGCCGCTCGCGGACGCCCTGCGCGACGGCGACGACGTGTACGGGGTCATCGCGGGCGGGGCGGTCAACAACGACGGCGCGGCGGACGGCCTCACCGTGCCCAGCCGCGAGGCGCAGACCGCCGTGATCCGACGGGCCTGCGCCGACGCGGGCACCGACCCGGCGAGCGTGCAGTACGTGGAGCTGCACGGCAGCGGCACGCGCGTCGGCGACCCGATCGAGGCGGCGGCGCTGGGCGCGGCGCTCGGCGCGGCACGGGCCGAGGGCGACGCGCTGCCGGTCGGCTCGGTCAAGACCAACATCGGGCACCTGGAGGGCGCGGGCGGCATCGCGGGCCTGCTCAAGGTCCTGCTCGGCCTGCGCCACCGGGAGCTGCCACCGAGCCTGCACTTCGTCACGCCCAACCCGGACATCCCGCTGGACGAGCTGCGGCTGCGGGTGCAGACCGGGCGGACGCCGTGGCCCGCGCCGGACCGGCCGCTGGTGGCCGGCGTCAGCTCGTTCGGCATGGGCGGCACCAACTGCCACCTCGTGGTGCGGGAAGCGCCGCCGGCCGGGCGACTCGCGGAGGTGCCCGCCGACGCGCCGCTCGCGGACGTGCCCCTGGTGGTCCCAGCCGTCGCGCCGCGCGCGGACGGATCCACCGGAGCGTCGCACGGGACGGCCCGCCCCGCCCTCGCGTGGCCCTTCTCGGGGCGGACGCGGGAAGCGCTCGTCGCGCAGGCCCGCAAGCTGCACGCGCACGTGCTGGAGCACCCCGGACTCGCGGCGGCCGACATCGGCCGCGCGCTGGCCACCACCCGCACCGCGTTCGCGCACCGGGCCGTGGTCACCGGCGCGAACCGCGATGAACTGCTGGCCCGCCTGTCCGACTGGACCGACGGCGTCGCCGCGGGGGTCGTGGAGGGGCACGCCGCACCACGCGGCAAGACGGTGTTCGTCTTCCCCGGCCAGGGCGGCCAGTGGGCGGGCATGGCGGTGGAGCTGCTGGACACCGTGCCGGGGTTCGCCGCGTCCGTCGACGCCTGCGCCGCCGCCCTCGCGCCGCACGTCGACTGGTCGCTGCACGACGTCCTGCGCGAGAAGCCCGGCGCGCCCGGCCTGGACCGGGTCGACGTCGTGCAGCCGGTGCTGTTCGCGGTGATGGTGTCGCTGGCCCGCCTGTGGCGGTCGCTCGGCGTCGAGCCCTCCGCCGTGGTCGGGCACAGCCAGGGCGAGATCGCCGCGGCCTGCGTGGCGGGCGCGCTGACCCTGGAGGACGCCGCCCGCGTGGTGGCGCTGCGCAGCGCCGCGATCGGCGCGCTGGCCGGCCGCGGCGGCATGATGTCCGTGCCGCTGCCCGCCGACGACGTCCACGCCCACCTGGCCGGCTGGGACGGCCGCGTGTCGCTCGCCGCCGTCAACGGACCGGCCTCGGTCGTGGTGTCCGGCGAGCCGGGGGCGCTGGACGAGCTGCGCGACCGCCTGGCCGCCGACGGCGTGGAGGCCAAGCGCATCGCCGTCGACTACGCCTCCCACTCCGCGCACGTGGACGAGATCCGCCGCCCGCTGCTCGACGCGCTGGCCGGCGTCGAGCCTCGACCGGCGGAGGTGCCGTTCTACTCCACGGTGACCGGCGACCTGCTCGACGCGCGGGAACTCACCGCCGACTACTGGTTCACCAACCTGCGCCGGACCGTCCGGCTGCGCGACGCGGTGCACGCCCTGGTCCGCGACGGCCACGGCGTGTACGTCGAGTGCGGCCCGCACCCGGTGCTGCTGCCACCGCTGCGCGACACCCTCGCGGAGGCCGGTCCGGACGGCGGTGTCGTCACCGGCACGCTGCGGCGCGGGCAGGGCGGACCGGACCGACTGCTGCTGTCGCTGGGCGACCTGCACGTGCACGGCGTCGACGTGGACTGGGAGCGCACCTTCGCGATGCGCGACGCCGGGATCGCGCCGTTGCCCACCTACGCGTTCCAGCGGGAGAGCCACTGGCTCGCCGGCCCCGCCGACGCCGCGCGCGTCGTGCACCGGCCCGCCGCGCGGGAGGCCGCGCCGCCCGCCCGCACCGCCGCGGGCACCGCCCCGCTGGACCTGGTGCGCGGCCTCGCGGCGGCCGTCCTCGGGCACTCCGGGGCGGACCGGGTCGACCCGCGGCTGACGTTCAAGGAGCTGGGCGTCGACTCGCTGGGCGCGGTGGAACTGCGCGACCGGCTCAGCGCGGCCACCGGCCACGCCCTGCCGTCGGGCCTGCTCTACAACCACCCCACGCCCGCCGACCTCGCGGCCTACGTCGCCGCGCTCGGCGCGGACGCGCCCGCCGCGCCGACGCCGACGCCCACCGCGGTGGACGACGACCCGATCGCGATCGTCGGCATGGCCTGCCGCTACCCCGGCGGGGTCGCCTCGCCGGACGACCTGTGGCGGCTCGTGGCCGGCGGGGTGGACGCGATCGGCGACTTCCCGACCGACCGGGGCTGGGACCTCGACCGGCTCTACGACCCCGATCCCGCGCGGACCGGCACCACCTACACCCGGCGCGGCGGTTTCCTCACCGGCGCGGGCGGGTTCGACGCGGACTTCTTCGGCATCAGCCCGAAGGAGGCCACCGCGATGGACCCGCAGCAGCGGGTGCTGCTGGAGACGTCCTGGGAGGCGCTGGAGCACGCGCGCATCGACCCGGCGGGCCTGCGCGGCGCGCAGGTCGGCGTGTTCGTCGGCGCGATGACCCACGACTACGGACCCCAGCTGCACGCCGACCAGGACGGGTTCGACGGCTACCGGCTCACCGGCAGCACGGTCAGCGTCGCGTCCGGCCGCATCTCCTACGTGCTCGGCCTGCGCGGTCCCGCGCTGACCGTGGACACGGCCTGCTCGTCGTCCCTGGTGGCGATCCACCTGGCCTCCGGCGCTCTGCGCGGCGGCGAGTGCGCGCTCGCGCTGGCGGGCGGGACCGCGATCATGTCCACCCCCGGCATGTTCGTCGAGTTCTCCCGCCAGCGCGGGCTTTCCCCCGACGGCCGGTGCAAGGCGTACTCGGCCGCCGCCGACGGCACCGGGTGGGCCGAGGGCGCGGGTGTGCTGGTGCTGGAGCGGTTGTCGGACGCGCTGCGCAACGGGCACCGCGTCCTGGGCGTGGTGCGGGGTTCGGCGGTGAACTCCGACGGGGCGTCGAACGGGCTGACCGCGCCGAACGGCGCGGCGCAGGAGGGCGTCATCCGGGCGGCGCTGGCGG
Coding sequences:
- a CDS encoding aminotransferase class III-fold pyridoxal phosphate-dependent enzyme; translated protein: MTAPISYAEAFLTGVLSGFGMDVDYVRAEKDTLYHLDDSGAEAPVLDLVGGWGSTLLGHNNREIVAHAKALLDADAPIHAQFSLHPVADRVGARLNEILRREFPGAEPYSIIFANSGAEAVEAAAKHGEMARALRARELLDRIAWHADVAARAVRAGTATPGPLPGGGTPASIEELLGAVAEHNAERAARRPVFFALERAFHGKLIGSTQFTYNPAFRDPFAVLGLPARFVPPNDTAALEKAFDEERTAVLDVEVVDGVVTLVERDFPVFAGFLVEPIQGEGGIHELTAEFAARLRQVCDEAACPVVVDEIQTGMGRTGAFFASKHIGLLGDYYLLGKSLGGGVGKASALLVRQSLYRAEFELVHSSTFAKDGFSTAITLKALELLEADGGAVYARAAERGAAITGALRELAAEYPDVIVDIRGRGLMIGVEFADQSRSASAIIREKNASGLLSFVLGGYLQLAHAIRTGPTASAPNMLRIEPSVYLDDAEIDQLRTGFRALCEILRNQDGGALVHPLTWPGTAKAPAITDHRGDAPAPTAPAGRAQRKVGYVSYLPTVEALRELDPTLAKLDDDRLRGYVKRVELLKDLLPLEPVRVESPGGESVDLVAYPLMLTGEQLAGYRRAGLDAVVVGDVERRVRAAKADGCEFVGLARGLGAATAHGGALRVPGVTVSTGHALAAYSALVALESAAVQQFGGTEELAMAIVGGGGRVGAAAAELAAPHVRKITLVGSGGPGADARLREAARRVYQIAWEIIAGGGERAGIVAALAAEPLIVRWLDEGRAAHAPSGEAIAEWLTRTYDVNPFVDTTIDLSAVQDAQLVLSVTPTGSQVLSGQSIRGNAIVCDLANPYTGDGSARYVRGGALRAPGAASLPPGARSTSGDGEMSACAAEVVVRGFAGPGADLAAGRLTGSQDRAIAELAKEHGFRPITT
- a CDS encoding acyl-CoA dehydrogenase family protein, which encodes MTAASTAVRSPEPAGDRPSLPELVERARALQPILRDNAARTEADRGVAPEVAKALRDSGMFRLTTPARYGGYELSIREVMTVLREVGRGCASTGWTLSIDTASTLFAYGLPETALADVFADTPDAFVLSTSNLNDSRARRVDGGYVVSGRFPWSSGCEITDWAYIGVVPLHVDGAPTTDLVTSVIPMSDLTIERTWDCAGLAGSGTHTVIADEVFVPERRTLLVNFTPEALPDEDERNTAIIAGSAQSLAGMVGSAEGALEVVSGLLAKKPKITFTTLDSMVDSSAIRIWFAEATHLIETAVLHMEHAASALDGVAPADPVPWVERARIRMHLTSAQQKAREGIEKLLDVVGGRAFARSNPLQRYWRDLAVIGRHNSLNAPVVVEDYSRALLAVRPTITVIH
- a CDS encoding MFS transporter encodes the protein MSQPHTDVDSPIDDPHHAKRWWILGVIGVAQLMIFLDTTIVNIALPSAQTDLGFSDESRQWVVTAYALAFGSLLLLGGRLVDMIGAKRALMIGIVGFGVTSVVGGAAVDFGMLVAARAGQGVFAALTAPAALSFLLTVFSDPKERVKAFGIYGALGSGGLALGLILGGALTGWLDWRWCMYVNVVFALAVFVGAALTMRNQQAADRPDKLDIPGTITASVGLFCLAFGLSNAASGSWGGPDVWGFLVAGVVLIGVFVAVEMRTANPLMPVRILLDRNRGSSYLAMFLLGIGLFVTLLFLTYFLQQNLGFSPIESGAAFLPMVGAIVVGATVAPPLLTPRFGPNVLIPLGLLAAAAGSIWLARLDTTSSYAGGVLGPAIVAGFGFGLVVSLGSAVATVGVQPQDAGAASALVNTVQQVGGSIGTALLSTLAVSAATAFVAGREPTPELAAEAAVRSYTTAFFWSAVVFIAGALICGVLYERRKVAQPAPEAGPAAGI